Proteins from a genomic interval of Mesobacillus sp. S13:
- a CDS encoding helix-turn-helix transcriptional regulator, which yields MSSIKLTKRQEEIVQIVKEDGPITGEQIAEKLKLTRATLRPDLAILTMAGSLEARPRVGYFFNKEKERLFEPTEVLNLKVNDYKGHPIVVQKSSSVYDAIVQMFLEDVGTLYAVDSEGCLAGVISRKDLLRAAIGNKNLEDLPVSVIMTRMPNIITVKPEETLVQAAKKLVTNRIDSLPVVRELKHKSDSYEVIGRITKTTITKVYLEIAEQKSV from the coding sequence GTGAGTTCTATTAAACTAACAAAACGGCAGGAAGAAATCGTTCAAATTGTTAAAGAGGATGGCCCGATTACCGGTGAGCAGATTGCTGAAAAGCTGAAATTGACTCGGGCTACTCTAAGGCCTGATCTGGCAATCCTGACGATGGCAGGCAGCCTGGAGGCGAGGCCGAGAGTGGGTTATTTTTTCAATAAGGAAAAAGAGAGGCTGTTTGAACCTACAGAAGTTCTAAATCTCAAGGTGAATGACTATAAAGGCCATCCGATTGTCGTCCAGAAATCATCGTCTGTTTATGATGCGATTGTCCAAATGTTCCTTGAGGATGTTGGGACGCTATATGCTGTGGATTCGGAAGGCTGCCTTGCTGGGGTCATCTCAAGGAAAGACCTGCTGAGAGCTGCGATCGGGAATAAGAATCTGGAGGATCTTCCTGTTAGTGTCATCATGACGAGGATGCCAAACATTATCACGGTGAAACCTGAAGAAACACTTGTCCAGGCTGCTAAGAAGCTTGTGACGAACAGAATTGATTCTCTCCCTGTCGTCCGGGAACTCAAGCATAAATCCGATTCATATGAAGTCATCGGACGAATAACCAAAACAACCATTACGAAGGTTTATTTAGAAATAGCAGAGCAAAAATCTGTCTAG
- a CDS encoding exodeoxyribonuclease III, translating to MKLVSWNVNGIRACVRKGFMDFFNEADADLFCIQETKLQEGQISLELEGYHQLWNYAEKKGYSGTAVFSKKQPLSVRYGIGSAEHDHEGRAITAEFEEFYLVNVYTPNSQRDLARLGYRLSWENVLKEYLLELEKTKPVILCGDLNVAHNEIDLKNPKPNRGNSGFTDEERGKMTELLASGFVDSFRHLHPEVKDVYTWWSYMNKVREKNIGWRIDYFIVSEKLAPAIKEAGAECFVMGSDHCPVTLELSL from the coding sequence ATGAAATTAGTATCTTGGAATGTTAATGGCATAAGGGCATGCGTTCGTAAAGGGTTTATGGATTTTTTCAATGAGGCGGACGCAGACCTGTTTTGTATACAGGAAACGAAATTGCAGGAGGGGCAGATTAGCCTGGAACTTGAAGGATATCATCAGCTCTGGAATTACGCTGAAAAGAAGGGATATTCCGGAACGGCTGTTTTTTCGAAAAAACAGCCACTTTCAGTGAGGTACGGCATCGGGTCAGCTGAGCATGACCATGAGGGCAGGGCCATAACTGCGGAGTTCGAAGAGTTTTATCTTGTAAATGTGTATACTCCTAATTCCCAGAGGGATTTGGCGCGCCTTGGCTACCGCTTATCCTGGGAGAATGTGCTCAAGGAATATTTGTTGGAATTGGAGAAGACAAAGCCCGTAATCCTTTGCGGTGACTTAAACGTCGCCCATAATGAGATCGATTTGAAAAATCCAAAACCGAACAGGGGGAACTCAGGTTTTACAGACGAAGAGCGCGGGAAGATGACCGAACTTCTCGCCAGCGGCTTTGTAGATTCCTTCCGCCACCTGCATCCTGAAGTAAAAGATGTTTATACTTGGTGGTCATATATGAATAAAGTAAGAGAAAAGAACATCGGATGGCGTATCGATTATTTTATCGTTTCTGAAAAACTGGCACCTGCAATCAAGGAAGCGGGTGCAGAATGTTTCGTTATGGGTAGTGACCACTGCCCAGTCACGCTTGAACTAAGTCTATAA
- a CDS encoding PLP-dependent aminotransferase family protein, with protein MKEPKYKVIINFVKEQITNGNWPVGSRLPSQRDLAKQFSVNRSTVVTALDELAADGLVEGKLGMGTIVVNNTWTLMRSAPPVNWNEQVGRGTHQASLSTVQAINLAESDESLIQLSKGELSKDLFPLEDMRAVLTKVGQELEPFGYEDPKGNPQLREAIAQHLNQKGIKVDASSILVVSGALQALHLISIGLLEKESTVFLENPSYLQSLSTFQSAGMKLHGISMDHEGIIPEVIKESHQSKDSVLYCHPNFHNPTGILMGVNRRKELLKLAETAQLPIIEDDVYGDLWMDSPPPSPIKSHDRHGNVLYLGSLSKSLNPGLRIGWVAGPEAVIDRLADLKMQTDYGSSSLSQRAAAEWLSSGLYEKHLANVRKQLEVRRNAALEALEKHLGNYAEWEKPEGGFFIWVKMHPDISLSELYRKALANGVLINPGRIYATQRMQYFRLSFANAPVKDLIKGIAIIESLIED; from the coding sequence ATGAAAGAGCCAAAATATAAAGTAATAATCAACTTTGTCAAAGAACAGATTACAAACGGGAATTGGCCAGTTGGCAGCAGGCTGCCCAGTCAGCGTGACCTTGCAAAACAATTCAGCGTGAACAGAAGTACAGTCGTCACTGCGCTGGATGAGTTGGCTGCTGATGGGCTGGTTGAGGGGAAGCTGGGGATGGGAACTATAGTCGTTAATAATACTTGGACCCTCATGCGTTCTGCCCCTCCAGTCAATTGGAATGAACAAGTGGGGCGGGGCACCCATCAGGCGAGCCTGTCAACGGTCCAGGCTATAAATCTGGCAGAATCTGATGAGAGTTTGATCCAGCTGAGTAAAGGAGAATTATCAAAGGATTTATTCCCGCTGGAGGATATGAGGGCTGTTTTAACAAAAGTTGGACAGGAACTGGAGCCGTTTGGTTATGAAGACCCGAAAGGAAACCCGCAGCTTCGGGAAGCGATTGCTCAACACCTAAATCAAAAAGGAATTAAAGTCGATGCTTCATCTATTTTAGTCGTATCCGGTGCTTTACAAGCATTGCACCTCATTTCCATCGGATTACTGGAAAAGGAATCCACCGTTTTTCTAGAGAATCCATCTTATTTACAATCCTTGTCCACCTTCCAGTCTGCTGGAATGAAACTTCATGGTATCTCCATGGATCATGAGGGGATCATCCCAGAGGTGATAAAGGAATCCCATCAAAGCAAGGACTCTGTATTATACTGCCATCCGAATTTTCATAATCCCACTGGTATCCTAATGGGAGTAAACAGAAGGAAAGAGTTGCTCAAACTGGCAGAGACAGCTCAGCTTCCCATCATTGAGGACGATGTTTACGGCGATCTGTGGATGGATTCTCCGCCGCCGTCTCCCATTAAATCGCATGACAGGCATGGAAATGTACTATATCTTGGCAGCCTTTCGAAGAGCCTGAATCCCGGATTGAGAATCGGATGGGTTGCCGGTCCGGAAGCAGTTATTGACCGGCTGGCAGACCTGAAAATGCAGACAGACTACGGATCGAGCTCATTATCTCAGCGAGCAGCCGCAGAATGGCTTTCCAGCGGATTATATGAGAAGCATTTAGCAAACGTAAGGAAGCAGTTGGAGGTGCGTAGAAATGCGGCCTTGGAAGCATTGGAAAAACACTTAGGCAATTATGCAGAATGGGAAAAGCCTGAAGGTGGTTTTTTCATATGGGTCAAAATGCATCCGGATATATCCTTGTCTGAATTATATCGAAAAGCCCTTGCAAATGGAGTGTTAATCAACCCCGGAAGAATTTATGCCACCCAAAGAATGCAGTATTTCAGGCTTTCTTTTGCGAATGCACCAGTTAAGGATCTCATTAAGGGGATCGCTATAATAGAATCGCTAATCGAAGACTGA
- a CDS encoding DMT family transporter — protein MRSRLAAAHLLVILLWGSAFAGIRHGLEGYSPEHLSFLRLFIGSAALLFYALLTKMKLPERKDWPVIFLFGFLGFAVYQTALNFGEQTVSAGVASLLVSTSPVFIGLLGKLFFQERTGKWYWSGASISMLGIMFISIGSGGSLNFGIGVLLILIASLSESLYFVFQKKYLSKYGALPFTAYTIWAATLFMGFFAPGILNEMIVAPIGATISAIYLGLFPTVVAYFAIAYITAKSGASEAASSLYLTPAASFMIAWLWLGEVPAIMTIAGGVITLIGVSLTYFKGRGEMGNTSLEIKG, from the coding sequence ATGAGATCCAGGTTGGCAGCAGCACACTTGCTCGTTATTTTGTTATGGGGGTCAGCATTTGCAGGGATTCGGCATGGACTAGAAGGCTACTCTCCAGAACACTTGTCATTCCTTCGTCTTTTTATTGGGTCAGCGGCTCTTCTTTTCTACGCCTTATTAACAAAAATGAAGCTTCCAGAAAGAAAAGATTGGCCTGTTATATTCCTCTTCGGATTCCTGGGATTTGCAGTCTATCAAACTGCATTGAATTTCGGTGAACAAACCGTAAGCGCCGGAGTCGCCAGCCTGCTTGTTTCTACTTCACCTGTTTTTATCGGATTATTGGGGAAATTGTTCTTCCAGGAACGTACAGGAAAATGGTATTGGTCCGGTGCTTCGATTAGCATGCTTGGGATCATGTTCATTTCGATTGGATCAGGAGGAAGTCTTAATTTTGGCATCGGAGTACTTCTAATATTGATTGCTTCATTATCTGAATCACTTTATTTTGTGTTTCAAAAAAAATACTTAAGCAAGTATGGGGCTCTTCCTTTTACAGCCTATACGATATGGGCAGCCACCTTATTCATGGGTTTCTTTGCTCCTGGGATTTTAAATGAAATGATTGTAGCCCCAATTGGAGCAACGATAAGTGCTATTTACCTCGGTCTTTTTCCTACGGTGGTTGCTTACTTTGCTATTGCCTATATCACCGCAAAATCCGGGGCCTCTGAAGCAGCAAGTTCTCTCTACCTTACTCCTGCTGCTTCTTTTATGATCGCTTGGCTCTGGTTGGGGGAAGTACCGGCAATCATGACAATAGCTGGCGGTGTAATTACACTTATCGGAGTTTCCCTGACCTACTTCAAAGGCAGGGGCGAAATGGGAAATACATCTCTAGAAATCAAAGGATAG
- a CDS encoding FAD-binding domain-containing protein has product MNIVLFNKDLRLSDHQPLAEATASGEVLPLYVFEPSQWNEKPLSARHLQFVVESLEELSKEIEEKGGKLFTAINELEIVLEGLLESYHSINIFAHNDGWFIDKVKKWADQNQQSLFCYGPELVNVHGKRFYERFVSYLKEPQTEVPVHIDVPSRLPGFLLTDLKKLQTFKIKGEKIRFGQQGGEWKAIETLDSFLEDRFAKYIENYTKPLPSSLSSSRLSAYITWGNISIRTIFQRTEEKLQACKVEEEKTQYEEFLSKLIARVKICSMESPEQELHAISEIKRDWNEEWFQRWLQGRTGIPMIDAAMRSLTKTGWMNFSLRALVTSFITNTLLLDVKNPSHALAGLYLDYEPAIHDFYIQQHAEMKGKMKIIDPVKVGKELDPDGVFIRRYIPELSRLPEEYIHEPWLYPAFYRLGYEAPMVDVKKKCKQARLQYQSIKSKGKPGRKKGEGGETEQLSFDF; this is encoded by the coding sequence ATGAACATCGTCCTTTTCAATAAAGATTTGCGTCTTTCCGACCATCAACCATTGGCGGAAGCAACTGCGTCGGGAGAAGTATTGCCTCTTTATGTATTTGAACCTTCTCAATGGAATGAGAAACCGCTTTCTGCCCGTCATTTGCAATTTGTTGTTGAAAGTCTGGAGGAGCTGTCGAAAGAGATTGAGGAAAAGGGCGGGAAGCTCTTTACTGCAATTAATGAGCTGGAGATCGTATTGGAAGGATTATTGGAATCATATCATTCTATCAATATTTTTGCCCACAATGACGGCTGGTTTATCGATAAAGTGAAAAAATGGGCTGACCAGAATCAGCAAAGCTTGTTTTGTTATGGTCCAGAGCTGGTAAATGTTCATGGAAAACGATTTTATGAACGTTTTGTCTCCTATTTAAAAGAACCACAGACTGAAGTTCCTGTCCATATTGATGTTCCGTCCCGGTTACCAGGTTTTTTATTGACTGATTTGAAAAAACTTCAAACCTTCAAGATAAAGGGTGAGAAAATTCGCTTCGGTCAGCAAGGGGGAGAGTGGAAGGCAATAGAAACACTGGATTCATTCCTCGAAGACAGATTTGCAAAGTACATCGAAAACTACACAAAACCACTGCCGTCCTCATTATCGTCCTCGAGGCTTTCGGCTTATATAACATGGGGGAATATATCAATCAGGACTATTTTTCAACGAACAGAGGAGAAATTACAGGCATGTAAGGTGGAGGAAGAGAAAACACAGTACGAAGAGTTTTTATCAAAACTTATCGCCAGGGTCAAAATTTGCAGCATGGAGTCCCCAGAACAGGAACTGCATGCAATAAGTGAAATCAAGAGGGACTGGAATGAAGAGTGGTTCCAGCGATGGCTGCAGGGAAGAACGGGGATTCCAATGATCGATGCCGCTATGAGGAGTCTGACAAAAACAGGGTGGATGAATTTCTCGCTGCGAGCTTTGGTAACATCTTTTATTACGAATACTTTATTGCTGGATGTAAAGAATCCATCCCATGCGTTGGCGGGATTGTATCTAGACTATGAACCAGCTATCCATGATTTCTATATCCAGCAGCACGCGGAAATGAAAGGGAAGATGAAAATCATTGATCCTGTAAAAGTTGGCAAGGAGCTTGACCCAGATGGAGTGTTCATTCGCCGATATATCCCTGAATTAAGCAGGCTGCCGGAGGAGTACATCCATGAACCATGGCTTTATCCGGCTTTTTACCGACTTGGCTACGAAGCACCAATGGTCGATGTCAAAAAGAAATGTAAACAAGCGAGACTTCAGTATCAAAGTATAAAAAGCAAAGGAAAGCCTGGCCGGAAAAAAGGAGAGGGAGGAGAAACGGAGCAGCTATCCTTTGATTTCTAG
- a CDS encoding DUF3307 domain-containing protein produces the protein MLLLSLIIAHLIADFYLQTDRMVQDKLKNIKKHIFHHFLVNAAVLSAGWLFFYEQNDLVTTVLWPVLYITGTHLIIDMVKIQLVDQYTSREHLSKLWFFIVDQALHLFMLLTAMQLFYEISLVSNVDRFINLLFEEGRNLDASATMLVIVIILILGTSVSGHMIRILLGSLPGQLLTFEGKYTFKNELKEQAYPQANRGERGLSEQYSYMIFNKHDMSRGKLIGYIERLLVILLTYYSSYPAIAFIVTAKSIARFKQMDDRDWAEYFLLGTLTSMFLGIMFGILLREILN, from the coding sequence ATGCTTTTATTAAGTTTAATTATAGCGCATCTGATAGCCGACTTTTACCTGCAGACGGATCGTATGGTACAGGACAAGCTCAAAAATATAAAAAAGCATATATTTCATCATTTTCTGGTGAACGCAGCTGTCCTTTCAGCAGGCTGGCTCTTTTTTTACGAGCAAAATGATCTTGTAACGACTGTGCTTTGGCCGGTCCTTTACATAACAGGGACGCATTTGATCATTGACATGGTTAAGATTCAGCTAGTGGATCAGTATACGTCTCGTGAACATTTAAGTAAACTGTGGTTTTTTATAGTAGACCAGGCGCTGCATCTTTTTATGCTGCTAACAGCGATGCAGTTATTTTATGAAATATCGCTAGTTTCTAATGTTGATAGATTTATAAATCTTTTGTTTGAGGAAGGGCGGAATTTGGACGCTTCTGCTACAATGCTGGTGATTGTGATTATTTTAATATTGGGAACAAGTGTGAGTGGCCATATGATACGAATACTTCTTGGCTCTCTCCCGGGACAGCTGTTAACCTTTGAAGGAAAATATACCTTTAAAAACGAACTGAAGGAGCAGGCTTACCCACAAGCGAACAGGGGTGAACGAGGACTGTCAGAACAATACAGCTATATGATTTTCAATAAGCACGATATGTCACGCGGGAAGCTGATAGGCTATATCGAGCGGCTTCTTGTTATCTTGCTTACGTACTATAGTTCTTATCCAGCCATCGCCTTCATTGTTACTGCAAAATCAATCGCCCGCTTCAAACAGATGGATGATCGTGATTGGGCGGAGTACTTTCTTCTTGGTACCTTGACATCCATGTTCCTGGGAATCATGTTTGGAATCCTTTTAAGAGAAATATTAAATTAA
- a CDS encoding sigma-70 family RNA polymerase sigma factor: protein MEPVSVFIMDITNSSSAANGEMLSNYLGKLETYINKWYEGIGSVQIKHRSGDELILLAEGYSTAFITAFYISSIWEYEKHLPYFGLAYGRLDKKVEEIDIEKWIHPLAKQARSANDQLKKQKNRETFCYQIPEREPGLQTLINGMLSLQNVLRMEQTDVQRLVCSLYLIYGKQNTVAQLLDRSAPTVYSHFKKGHCEQILRSFHEIVSVLDGRQASDFFPDMQNGQLKLLEESIRTNIKSQVQNIFSL from the coding sequence ATGGAGCCAGTGTCTGTATTTATAATGGATATAACGAATTCTTCCTCAGCAGCTAATGGCGAGATGCTGAGTAATTATTTAGGGAAGCTAGAGACATATATAAATAAATGGTATGAAGGTATCGGTTCCGTACAGATTAAGCATCGATCTGGGGACGAGCTTATTCTTCTAGCTGAAGGATACTCAACAGCATTTATTACAGCCTTTTATATCAGTTCGATTTGGGAATATGAAAAACACCTTCCGTATTTTGGCCTTGCCTATGGCAGGCTGGATAAGAAGGTAGAGGAAATTGATATTGAAAAATGGATTCATCCATTGGCAAAGCAGGCGAGAAGTGCGAATGACCAACTTAAAAAACAGAAGAATAGGGAAACCTTTTGTTATCAAATTCCCGAAAGGGAGCCAGGGTTGCAGACATTAATAAATGGGATGCTTAGCCTGCAGAATGTACTAAGAATGGAACAGACTGATGTACAGCGGCTAGTATGCTCGCTCTATCTTATTTATGGCAAACAAAATACTGTGGCACAGCTTCTCGATCGCTCAGCTCCAACGGTTTACAGCCATTTTAAGAAAGGGCACTGCGAGCAAATTCTCCGCAGTTTCCATGAAATCGTCAGTGTTTTGGATGGCAGGCAGGCGAGTGACTTTTTTCCGGATATGCAAAATGGGCAATTAAAGTTGCTCGAAGAAAGTATTAGAACAAATATAAAAAGCCAGGTGCAGAATATTTTCAGCCTCTAG
- a CDS encoding peptidylprolyl isomerase, whose translation MAKNGYIQMQNGEKIEFELYPNEAPGTVANFEKLANEGFYNGLNFHRVIPGFVSQGGCPNGTGTGGPGYTIKCETEGNPHKHVPGSLSMAHAGKDTGGSQFFIVHESQPHLNGVHTVFGKVTSNLEAAKAMRNGDVMEKVVVTEE comes from the coding sequence ATGGCTAAAAATGGATACATACAAATGCAAAATGGTGAGAAAATCGAATTCGAACTATACCCGAACGAAGCACCTGGTACAGTTGCAAACTTTGAGAAGCTAGCTAACGAAGGCTTCTATAACGGATTGAACTTCCACCGTGTAATTCCTGGATTTGTCAGCCAGGGAGGATGCCCTAACGGAACTGGTACTGGCGGTCCTGGATACACAATCAAATGTGAAACAGAAGGCAACCCGCACAAGCATGTACCTGGATCACTTTCTATGGCGCACGCAGGTAAAGATACAGGCGGAAGCCAGTTCTTCATCGTACATGAATCACAGCCACACTTAAATGGAGTGCACACTGTATTCGGTAAAGTTACTTCTAATTTGGAAGCGGCTAAAGCGATGAGAAACGGTGACGTTATGGAAAAGGTTGTTGTAACAGAAGAATAG
- a CDS encoding VanZ family protein, which yields MLNLIDIKHKKWISAISYTLFVLYIIIAVILLFLSPYRQAAYEINSAGTNPYNIIPFKTITDYIKASSHINQNIWMSNLFGNVLAFFPLGIFLPWLFKRLIGFWRTTTSVFLATLTVEILQFLTRVGSFDIDDIILNTIGGALGYLLIKIIYSFLMKGKTHAH from the coding sequence ATGCTAAACCTAATAGATATCAAACACAAAAAATGGATTTCAGCAATATCCTATACTTTATTCGTTTTGTACATTATCATTGCCGTCATTTTATTGTTTCTCAGCCCATATCGGCAAGCTGCGTATGAAATCAATTCTGCAGGCACCAACCCTTATAATATTATTCCATTCAAAACGATCACAGATTACATAAAAGCTTCTTCGCACATCAATCAAAATATCTGGATGTCCAACTTATTTGGCAATGTTCTTGCCTTTTTCCCGTTAGGAATCTTCCTTCCCTGGCTGTTTAAAAGGCTCATTGGTTTTTGGCGGACGACTACTTCTGTTTTTCTGGCAACTTTAACTGTGGAGATTCTCCAGTTTCTCACGAGGGTTGGAAGTTTCGACATTGATGATATCATCCTGAACACAATAGGCGGTGCATTGGGGTATCTCTTAATCAAGATCATTTATTCATTTTTAATGAAGGGGAAAACACATGCACATTAG
- a CDS encoding GNAT family N-acetyltransferase encodes MHIRMLKEGEQPPWKLLLLADPSKDLVSRYLDKGMCYVTESENGGTIGVILLVPVSKHTIEIMNLAVDESHQGKGLGTLLLKHGIQTAAEYGYATIEIGTGNSSINQLALYQKVGFRITGIDQGFFIRNYEQPIFENGIQCRDMIRLSMPLSG; translated from the coding sequence ATGCACATTAGAATGTTAAAAGAAGGCGAACAGCCTCCCTGGAAACTGCTGCTCCTGGCTGATCCTTCTAAGGATTTAGTTTCAAGGTATTTAGATAAAGGAATGTGCTATGTTACGGAGTCAGAAAATGGTGGAACAATCGGTGTAATCCTGCTGGTCCCGGTTAGTAAACATACCATCGAAATCATGAATCTGGCAGTAGATGAATCTCACCAAGGCAAGGGGCTAGGTACCTTACTGCTTAAGCATGGGATTCAAACCGCAGCTGAGTACGGTTACGCAACGATTGAAATCGGTACAGGAAACTCAAGTATCAACCAACTGGCTCTCTACCAAAAAGTTGGCTTCAGAATCACGGGAATAGATCAGGGTTTTTTCATTCGAAATTATGAACAACCTATATTTGAAAATGGTATTCAGTGCAGGGATATGATTCGATTGTCGATGCCCTTATCAGGATAA
- the mug gene encoding G/U mismatch-specific DNA glycosylase, whose translation MKPITDHLRDDLDVIFVGFNPSIRSSETGHHYANPNNRFWKILFEAGITPRKYDSSEDYKLLDLGYGMTNIVARPTKAADEITKEEYQQGKQELKEKVEKYRPKIVCFVGKGVYQQYSGKKDLPWGKQEESIVEGTVDFVAPSSSGLVRMKMEEVVGIYKELPLLRDRLISS comes from the coding sequence ATGAAGCCGATTACTGACCATTTACGGGATGATCTAGACGTTATTTTTGTCGGTTTCAATCCCAGTATCCGGTCATCAGAAACCGGTCATCATTACGCTAACCCCAACAATAGATTCTGGAAAATCCTTTTTGAAGCTGGCATCACACCAAGGAAGTATGACTCTTCGGAGGATTATAAGCTCCTTGACTTAGGCTACGGAATGACGAACATTGTTGCGCGGCCAACTAAAGCAGCGGATGAAATTACAAAAGAGGAATACCAGCAAGGGAAGCAGGAGCTAAAGGAAAAAGTCGAAAAATATAGGCCGAAAATCGTTTGTTTTGTCGGGAAAGGTGTCTATCAGCAATATAGCGGGAAAAAAGATCTTCCTTGGGGAAAGCAGGAAGAATCCATTGTGGAAGGCACTGTCGATTTCGTCGCCCCATCCTCAAGCGGACTCGTTAGGATGAAAATGGAAGAAGTAGTGGGGATTTATAAAGAACTCCCTCTCTTAAGGGATCGTTTAATATCCAGTTGA
- the fdhD gene encoding formate dehydrogenase accessory sulfurtransferase FdhD: protein MKPVEVKRKILRFGDGQAEMLEDSIVTEYSITIKVNGQEFVTMVCTPDYIEEMVIGYLASEGIIKKYSDIENIWIQEKEGFVHVNTSRMNPVYKNLQGKRYLTSCCGASRTGFVFATDALTAKKLHKVETEIEVDDCFRLMEEMQDSAELFHNTGGVHNASLCSLFGPIVSRMDIGRHNALDKIFGHCLKNDISISDKVIVFSGRISSEILLKVAKIGCPIVLSKSAPTELALKLAEELGITTIGFIRNRTLNVYTHPERVAEAKYSVKESQVE from the coding sequence GTGAAACCAGTCGAAGTCAAAAGGAAAATCCTCCGTTTTGGGGATGGCCAGGCCGAAATGCTGGAAGACAGCATCGTAACGGAATATTCTATTACCATTAAAGTCAATGGTCAGGAATTTGTTACAATGGTTTGTACTCCAGATTATATTGAAGAAATGGTCATTGGATACCTCGCTTCAGAAGGCATCATCAAGAAGTATTCAGATATAGAAAATATATGGATTCAGGAAAAAGAAGGATTTGTTCATGTAAATACATCCAGAATGAATCCGGTTTATAAGAACTTGCAGGGCAAGCGTTACTTAACTTCGTGCTGCGGAGCAAGCAGGACGGGCTTTGTATTTGCGACCGATGCATTGACCGCAAAAAAACTGCATAAGGTAGAGACGGAAATTGAAGTGGATGATTGTTTCAGGCTCATGGAAGAAATGCAGGATTCCGCTGAACTTTTCCATAATACAGGGGGAGTACATAATGCCTCTCTTTGCAGTTTGTTTGGTCCTATTGTGTCCCGGATGGATATCGGCCGACATAATGCCCTCGATAAAATTTTTGGGCATTGCCTCAAGAATGATATTTCGATAAGTGATAAAGTAATTGTTTTCAGTGGGCGGATTTCATCAGAAATTTTATTGAAAGTGGCTAAAATTGGCTGCCCGATTGTATTGTCCAAATCAGCTCCCACTGAACTTGCCTTAAAACTGGCGGAAGAACTGGGGATCACGACCATTGGCTTTATCAGGAATCGAACACTTAATGTTTATACACACCCTGAACGGGTTGCAGAGGCGAAATATAGTGTCAAGGAAAGCCAGGTTGAATAA
- a CDS encoding DUF1641 domain-containing protein, with translation MAKAITNINRMQMTEEQKRQSDLEEIETALLDNKDAILQSMDILKHMNQRGVLSLLDGLFSEGDKVLNVLVKAADKPEATNTIKNLLLMVGVLGTINVQQLEPLLLKLNSGIARVAEYTDSEDDDKLGYFDIVRSLKDPEINRALSLLFEFLKGMGENTEGLERTTQLPENQDIHQSQNGTLVDK, from the coding sequence ATGGCTAAAGCGATCACCAACATCAATCGTATGCAAATGACAGAGGAACAAAAACGCCAGAGTGACCTGGAGGAAATCGAAACTGCCTTGCTTGATAACAAGGATGCAATTTTACAGTCCATGGACATCCTCAAGCATATGAATCAGCGCGGGGTGCTGTCGCTGTTGGATGGATTATTCAGTGAAGGCGATAAAGTCTTGAATGTTCTAGTTAAAGCGGCAGACAAACCTGAAGCTACCAATACAATCAAGAATCTGTTGCTGATGGTGGGCGTCCTCGGCACGATCAATGTACAGCAGCTGGAACCATTGCTATTAAAATTAAATTCTGGCATTGCCAGAGTAGCAGAATATACGGATAGCGAGGATGATGACAAACTTGGATATTTTGATATTGTCCGTTCTTTGAAAGACCCGGAAATCAATCGTGCGCTATCCTTGCTTTTTGAGTTCCTTAAAGGGATGGGTGAAAATACAGAGGGACTGGAAAGAACCACTCAGCTACCGGAAAACCAGGATATCCACCAGAGCCAGAATGGGACTTTGGTAGATAAGTGA